Proteins encoded by one window of Nocardia goodfellowii:
- a CDS encoding CaiB/BaiF CoA transferase family protein, which yields MSTPNTAKQGPLAGIKVVELAGIGPGPHAALLLADLGADVVRVQRPNLLPGFMERPQWRGRTIVEANLKDPADIEKVLGLVEKADVLIEGFRPGVTERMGLGPDVALARNPRLVYGRMTGWGQDGPLADRAGHDINYISLTGVLNAIGRKGERPVPPLNMVGDFGGGSMFLVFGVLAALVERQNSGKGQVIDAAMIDGALALSHMIWGMRGVGLWSDERGTNLLDTGMAFYDTYETSDGKYMAVGAIEPQFYAELLKGLEIDPEGLPMQIDPNGQDELKKLFTEKFKTKTRDEWTAIFDGTDACTTPVLTLTEATENAHIVARTGLVDIDGVVQHAPAPRFSRTPPTVPTPPPNEATRIESVWAD from the coding sequence GTGAGTACTCCGAACACCGCCAAGCAGGGTCCGCTCGCGGGCATCAAGGTTGTCGAGCTGGCCGGTATCGGGCCGGGCCCGCACGCGGCGCTGTTGCTCGCCGACCTCGGGGCCGACGTGGTGCGCGTCCAACGGCCGAACTTGCTGCCGGGCTTCATGGAGCGTCCGCAGTGGCGTGGCCGCACCATCGTCGAAGCCAACCTCAAGGATCCCGCCGACATCGAGAAGGTGCTCGGCCTGGTCGAGAAAGCCGACGTGCTGATCGAGGGCTTCCGGCCGGGCGTCACCGAACGCATGGGCCTGGGCCCGGACGTGGCGCTGGCCCGCAATCCGCGGCTGGTGTACGGCCGGATGACCGGCTGGGGTCAGGACGGCCCGCTGGCCGATCGGGCCGGCCACGACATCAACTACATCTCCCTCACCGGCGTGCTCAACGCGATCGGCCGCAAGGGTGAGCGCCCGGTGCCACCGCTGAACATGGTCGGCGACTTCGGCGGCGGCTCCATGTTCCTGGTGTTCGGCGTGCTCGCCGCGCTGGTGGAGCGCCAGAACTCCGGCAAGGGCCAGGTCATCGACGCCGCCATGATCGACGGTGCGCTCGCCCTCTCGCACATGATCTGGGGCATGCGCGGGGTGGGCCTGTGGTCCGACGAACGCGGCACCAACCTGCTCGACACCGGTATGGCGTTCTACGACACCTACGAGACCTCCGACGGCAAGTACATGGCGGTCGGCGCGATCGAGCCGCAGTTCTACGCGGAACTGCTGAAGGGTTTGGAGATCGACCCCGAGGGTCTGCCGATGCAGATCGACCCGAACGGTCAGGACGAGCTGAAGAAGCTGTTCACCGAGAAGTTCAAGACCAAGACCCGCGACGAGTGGACCGCCATCTTCGACGGCACCGACGCCTGCACCACACCGGTGCTGACCTTGACCGAGGCCACCGAGAACGCCCACATCGTGGCGCGGACCGGACTCGTCGACATCGACGGTGTCGTCCAGCACGCGCCGGCCCCGCGTTTCTCGCGTACGCCGCCGACCGTTCCCACCCCGCCGCCGAACGAGGCGACCCGGATCGAATCGGTCTGGGCCGACTAG
- a CDS encoding DUF456 domain-containing protein: MSVWGEVVVGLAILIGLLGVIVPILPGVILIFGAIAVWAFLTGGTTAWIVFAVAAVFLVLSGVIKYTWPGRRMKEAGVANRALFLGAILGIVGFFVIPIVGLFVGFVLGVYLSEYQRLGRGEPAWVATKHALKGVGLSMLIELFGALLATGVWVVGAFVA, from the coding sequence GTGAGTGTGTGGGGTGAGGTCGTTGTCGGCCTGGCAATTCTGATCGGCTTGCTCGGGGTCATCGTCCCGATCCTGCCCGGCGTGATCCTGATCTTCGGCGCGATAGCCGTCTGGGCGTTCCTCACCGGCGGCACCACCGCCTGGATCGTCTTCGCCGTCGCGGCGGTGTTCCTGGTGCTCTCCGGCGTCATCAAATACACCTGGCCGGGCCGGCGGATGAAGGAGGCGGGCGTCGCCAATCGCGCCCTGTTCCTCGGCGCGATCCTGGGCATCGTGGGGTTCTTCGTCATCCCGATCGTCGGGTTGTTCGTCGGATTCGTACTGGGCGTCTATCTTTCGGAGTACCAGCGCCTCGGCCGCGGCGAACCCGCTTGGGTGGCAACCAAACACGCCCTCAAAGGCGTCGGCTTGTCCATGCTGATCGAGCTTTTCGGCGCACTGCTGGCCACCGGCGTCTGGGTCGTCGGAGCCTTCGTCGCCTGA
- a CDS encoding maleylpyruvate isomerase family mycothiol-dependent enzyme, which translates to MPNAVAREALWDMAHAERARLAEDLAELDDEQWNRRSLCGLWVVEEVVAHLTAAASLGRRRWLLSVLGARFDFDKHNERRLAEHRGATPAETLERFRAIITSTTAASGHTAAWLGEVVVHAQDIRRPLGLLRTPSTEAATEVARFFAARDFTVPSRSTIEGLRLAATDGSFATGSGPLVRGTTIALTMAMAGRSAYCADLSGPGAATLHSRLSASGGHG; encoded by the coding sequence ATGCCGAATGCCGTTGCCCGCGAGGCCCTCTGGGACATGGCGCATGCCGAACGCGCGCGCCTGGCCGAGGATCTCGCCGAACTGGACGATGAGCAGTGGAATCGGCGGTCCCTGTGCGGGCTCTGGGTGGTCGAGGAGGTCGTCGCGCACCTCACCGCGGCAGCGAGTCTCGGCCGTCGGCGCTGGCTGCTCAGCGTCCTGGGCGCGCGTTTCGATTTCGACAAGCACAACGAACGGCGGCTCGCCGAGCACCGGGGCGCGACCCCGGCCGAAACCCTCGAGCGGTTCCGGGCGATCATCACCAGCACTACCGCCGCGTCCGGGCACACGGCGGCCTGGCTGGGCGAGGTGGTCGTCCACGCGCAAGACATCAGGCGACCGTTAGGGCTGCTGCGTACGCCGTCGACCGAAGCCGCCACCGAGGTCGCCCGCTTCTTCGCCGCACGTGACTTCACCGTGCCGAGCCGTAGCACCATCGAGGGCCTGCGCTTGGCAGCGACCGACGGATCGTTCGCCACCGGGAGCGGCCCCCTCGTCCGCGGCACCACGATCGCGCTGACCATGGCGATGGCCGGAAGATCGGCTTACTGCGCGGATCTGTCGGGTCCTGGTGCGGCGACGCTGCATAGCCGTCTGTCGGCGTCGGGCGGGCACGGCTGA
- a CDS encoding amidohydrolase family protein encodes MFDAHVHIIDPRFPLIENEGYLPDPYTIADYRKRMARFDVGGGAVVIASFQGTDQTFMKTALAELGAGWVGVTALDLETSDDEIVELDRIGVRALRFNLKRAAADITGMTLQALRAHDLVGWHVEVYIDGSMLASLQPVISKLPALSIDHLGMSEESLPYLLDLVDRGARVKATGFGRVSMNVANALRRIHAVNPQALMFGTDLPGNRAGRPFQDSDVDLICDVVGTDMFAVLEDNARQFYRVPPRTRSIPPLPHAEPPTLPLRREELPRIDPNATLPLPIIER; translated from the coding sequence GTGTTCGATGCCCATGTCCACATCATCGATCCGCGGTTCCCGCTGATCGAGAACGAGGGCTACCTGCCCGACCCCTATACCATCGCCGATTATCGAAAGCGTATGGCGCGCTTCGACGTCGGCGGTGGCGCCGTGGTCATCGCCTCGTTCCAGGGCACCGACCAGACCTTCATGAAGACGGCGCTGGCCGAGCTGGGCGCGGGCTGGGTCGGCGTGACGGCGCTGGATCTGGAAACGAGTGACGACGAGATCGTCGAGCTGGATCGGATCGGCGTGCGCGCGTTGCGGTTCAACCTGAAGCGCGCCGCCGCCGACATCACAGGCATGACATTGCAGGCGCTGCGGGCGCACGACTTGGTCGGCTGGCATGTGGAGGTCTACATCGACGGGTCGATGCTGGCCTCGTTGCAGCCGGTGATCTCGAAGCTGCCCGCGTTGTCCATCGACCATCTCGGCATGTCCGAGGAGAGCCTGCCGTATCTGCTGGACCTGGTGGATCGCGGCGCCCGGGTCAAGGCGACGGGTTTCGGCCGGGTGTCGATGAATGTCGCCAACGCGCTCCGCCGTATCCACGCGGTGAATCCGCAGGCCCTGATGTTCGGCACCGACCTGCCGGGCAACCGCGCCGGACGTCCGTTCCAGGATTCCGATGTCGATCTGATCTGCGATGTGGTCGGCACCGATATGTTCGCCGTCCTGGAAGACAATGCGCGGCAGTTCTACCGAGTGCCGCCGCGGACCCGCTCGATCCCGCCGCTGCCCCATGCCGAGCCGCCGACGCTGCCGCTGCGCCGCGAGGAGTTGCCCCGCATCGACCCCAACGCGACGCTGCCGCTGCCCATCATCGAGCGCTAG
- a CDS encoding FAD-dependent oxidoreductase, giving the protein MTEQSAATRPLRIAIVGAGPAGIYAADALMKSDAEVSIDLYERMPAPFGLIRYGVAPDHPRIKGIITALHKVLDKEQVRLLGNIDYGTDITLDDLRRFYDAVIFSTGANADRALDIPGIDLDGSFGAADFVSWYDGHPDVPREWPLDAEKVAVLGVGNVALDVARVLAKTGDELLPTEIPPNVYQGLKANKAVEVHVFGRRGPAQAKFTPLELRELDHSPTIEVIVDPEDIDYDAGSEAARRHSKQVDMVANTLEQWAIRDQGNRPHKLFLHFFESPAEVLGADGKVVGLRTERTQLDGTGNVKGTGEFRDWDVQAIYRAVGYLSQNITNLPFDEQAGTVPNEAGRVLADENADGAARYLPATYVTGWIKRGPVGLIGHTKGDANETVACLLDDSANFTPAPEPELDAVTTFLEGKGIPFTTWQGWYRLDAHERALGEPEGRERVKVVEREDMLRASEPHKV; this is encoded by the coding sequence ATGACCGAACAGAGTGCAGCCACTCGCCCGCTCCGCATCGCGATCGTGGGCGCAGGACCGGCCGGTATCTACGCCGCCGACGCGTTGATGAAGTCCGATGCCGAGGTCAGCATCGACCTGTATGAGCGCATGCCCGCGCCGTTCGGCCTGATCCGCTACGGCGTCGCGCCGGACCATCCGCGGATCAAGGGCATCATCACCGCCCTGCACAAGGTGCTCGACAAGGAGCAGGTGCGCCTGCTCGGCAATATCGACTACGGCACCGACATCACCCTGGACGATCTGCGGCGCTTCTACGACGCGGTCATCTTCTCCACCGGCGCGAACGCCGACCGTGCGCTGGACATCCCGGGTATCGATCTGGACGGCTCCTTCGGCGCCGCGGACTTCGTGTCCTGGTACGACGGCCACCCGGACGTGCCGCGCGAATGGCCGCTGGACGCGGAGAAGGTCGCCGTGCTCGGTGTCGGCAATGTCGCGCTCGACGTGGCGCGTGTGCTCGCCAAGACCGGTGACGAACTGCTGCCGACCGAGATCCCGCCGAACGTCTACCAGGGCCTCAAGGCCAACAAGGCCGTCGAGGTGCACGTCTTCGGTCGCCGCGGCCCGGCGCAGGCCAAATTCACCCCGCTGGAGCTGCGCGAACTCGACCATTCGCCGACCATCGAGGTCATCGTCGACCCCGAGGACATCGATTACGACGCCGGCTCCGAGGCCGCGCGCCGGCACTCCAAGCAGGTCGACATGGTCGCCAACACCTTGGAGCAGTGGGCGATCCGCGATCAGGGCAACCGCCCGCACAAGCTGTTCCTGCACTTCTTCGAGTCGCCCGCCGAGGTGCTCGGCGCGGACGGCAAGGTCGTCGGCCTGCGCACCGAGCGCACCCAGCTCGACGGCACCGGCAACGTCAAGGGCACCGGCGAGTTCCGCGACTGGGACGTCCAGGCGATCTACCGCGCGGTCGGTTACCTGTCGCAGAACATCACCAACCTGCCCTTCGACGAGCAGGCGGGCACCGTGCCGAACGAGGCCGGTCGCGTGCTGGCCGACGAGAACGCCGACGGCGCCGCGCGCTACTTGCCGGCCACCTACGTCACCGGCTGGATCAAGCGCGGCCCGGTCGGCCTGATCGGCCACACCAAGGGCGACGCCAACGAGACCGTGGCCTGCCTGCTGGACGACAGCGCGAACTTCACCCCGGCCCCCGAGCCGGAGCTGGACGCCGTCACCACCTTCCTGGAGGGCAAGGGCATCCCGTTCACCACGTGGCAGGGCTGGTACCGCCTGGACGCGCACGAGCGCGCCCTGGGCGAGCCGGAGGGCCGCGAGCGGGTCAAGGTCGTCGAGCGCGAAGACATGCTGCGCGCCAGCGAACCGCACAAGGTCTAG
- a CDS encoding Rv0361 family membrane protein gives MTEQQSTPDDEPIQVDQTDKRSMTPFIAAAILAAIVLVAVFAGGLLSPAEKNVTESDRIAAAVGNYVGGRAQRDEVPAPGTACAGFDEAESPLAAQFGPGGRKSVEIAKIEGQTVNGDRAKATVTTKADGKETTATWNLVRSDGKWLVCD, from the coding sequence ATGACCGAGCAGCAATCGACACCCGACGACGAACCCATCCAGGTCGACCAGACCGACAAGCGGTCCATGACGCCGTTCATCGCCGCCGCGATCCTGGCCGCGATCGTGCTGGTCGCCGTGTTCGCGGGCGGGCTGCTGTCCCCGGCTGAGAAAAATGTCACAGAATCCGACCGGATCGCCGCGGCTGTCGGCAATTACGTCGGCGGACGTGCCCAGCGTGACGAGGTGCCCGCGCCCGGCACCGCCTGCGCCGGATTCGACGAGGCCGAGTCGCCGCTGGCCGCGCAGTTCGGGCCGGGCGGCCGAAAGTCCGTGGAGATCGCCAAGATCGAAGGTCAGACCGTCAACGGTGACCGGGCCAAGGCCACCGTCACCACCAAGGCGGACGGCAAAGAGACCACCGCGACTTGGAATCTGGTCCGTTCCGACGGCAAATGGCTGGTCTGCGACTGA
- a CDS encoding rhodanese-like domain-containing protein — protein MTYAGDITPQQAWDLLREHPEAVLIDVRTEAEWRFVGVPDTTPIERPTVLIEWVDSTGARNQAFTDQLREALDGRAPEAPVVFLCRSGQRSAHAATVATQLGITPAYNVDEGFEGPLDANGHRGGAGWRAQGLPWRQS, from the coding sequence ATGACTTACGCCGGCGACATCACCCCCCAGCAGGCGTGGGACCTGCTGCGCGAGCACCCCGAAGCCGTCCTGATCGACGTGCGCACCGAAGCCGAATGGCGCTTCGTCGGCGTACCCGACACCACCCCGATCGAGCGCCCCACCGTGCTCATCGAATGGGTCGACAGCACCGGCGCACGCAACCAGGCCTTCACCGATCAGCTGCGCGAAGCCCTCGACGGCCGCGCGCCGGAAGCCCCCGTGGTGTTCCTCTGCCGGTCCGGCCAGCGCTCCGCGCACGCCGCGACGGTCGCGACCCAACTCGGCATCACCCCGGCCTACAACGTGGACGAAGGCTTCGAAGGCCCGCTCGACGCGAACGGTCACCGCGGCGGCGCCGGCTGGCGTGCCCAGGGACTGCCGTGGCGGCAGTCGTGA
- a CDS encoding O-succinylhomoserine sulfhydrylase, translating into MITGGAFDKPLPEGVGPATLGVRGGLRRSGFEETSEALYLSSGFVYESAEAAEASFTGDIEHFVYSRYGNPTVAMFEERMRLLDGAEACFATASGMSAVFTALGALLGAGDRLVAARSLFGSCFVVCNEILPRWGVETVFVDGDDLDQWEQALSVPTQAVFFETPANPMQTLVDVRRVTELAHAAGAKVVLDNVFATPLLQRGFDLGADVLVYSGTKHIDGQGRVLGGAILGDHDYIDGPVKNLMRHTGPALSPFNAWTLLKGLETMPLRVHHSAASALRIARFLDEHKSVNWVRYPYLESHPQHALATSQMSAGGTVVTFELDAPAGAAKKRAFEVLNRLRIVDISNNLGDAKTLITHPATTTHRAMGPEGRATIGLTDGVVRISIGLEDVEDLLDDLDHALG; encoded by the coding sequence ATGATCACTGGTGGCGCATTCGACAAGCCGCTGCCCGAGGGCGTCGGGCCGGCGACGCTCGGCGTGCGCGGCGGCCTGCGGCGCAGCGGTTTCGAGGAGACCTCCGAGGCGCTGTACCTCAGCTCCGGCTTCGTCTACGAGAGCGCCGAAGCGGCCGAGGCGTCGTTTACCGGCGATATCGAGCATTTCGTCTACTCCCGCTACGGCAATCCGACGGTGGCCATGTTCGAGGAGCGGATGCGGCTGCTCGACGGCGCCGAAGCGTGTTTCGCGACCGCGAGCGGCATGTCGGCCGTCTTCACCGCGCTCGGTGCGCTGCTGGGCGCGGGTGATCGGCTGGTGGCCGCGCGCAGCCTGTTCGGTTCCTGTTTCGTGGTGTGCAACGAGATCCTGCCGCGCTGGGGCGTGGAAACCGTCTTCGTCGACGGCGACGACCTGGACCAGTGGGAACAGGCGCTGTCGGTGCCGACCCAGGCGGTGTTCTTCGAGACCCCCGCCAATCCCATGCAGACGCTGGTCGATGTGCGCCGCGTCACCGAGCTCGCGCACGCCGCGGGCGCGAAAGTGGTGCTGGACAACGTTTTCGCCACCCCGCTGCTGCAGCGCGGCTTCGACCTCGGCGCCGACGTGCTGGTCTACTCCGGCACCAAGCACATCGACGGACAGGGCCGGGTGCTCGGCGGCGCCATTCTCGGTGATCACGACTACATCGACGGCCCCGTGAAAAACCTGATGCGCCATACCGGCCCGGCGCTCAGCCCGTTCAACGCCTGGACCCTGTTGAAGGGCCTGGAGACGATGCCGCTGCGAGTGCACCACTCCGCTGCCTCCGCTCTGCGCATCGCGCGGTTCCTGGACGAGCACAAGTCGGTGAACTGGGTCCGCTACCCCTACCTGGAATCGCACCCGCAGCACGCGCTGGCCACCAGCCAGATGAGCGCCGGCGGCACCGTGGTCACCTTCGAACTCGACGCCCCCGCCGGCGCAGCGAAGAAGCGCGCCTTCGAGGTACTGAACCGCCTCCGCATCGTCGACATCTCCAACAACCTCGGCGACGCCAAAACCCTGATCACCCACCCCGCCACCACCACCCACCGCGCGATGGGCCCCGAAGGCCGCGCCACCATCGGCCTCACCGACGGCGTGGTGCGAATCTCGATCGGCCTGGAAGACGTGGAAGACCTCCTCGACGACCTGGACCACGCCCTCGGCTGA
- the fgd gene encoding glucose-6-phosphate dehydrogenase (coenzyme-F420), translated as MGDLKLGYKASAEQFGPRELVEIAVLAEEHGLDSATVSDHFQPWRHKGGHAPFSLAWMAAVGERTKRIQLGTSVLTPTFRYNPAVIAQAFATMGCLYPDRIMLGVGTGEALNEIATGYTGEWPEFKERFGRLREAVDLMRALWSGDRTDFEGQYYKTVGASIYDVPKGGIPIYVAAGGPLVARYAGRAGDGFICTSGKGMELYTEKLMPAVAEGAAKAGRTVEDIDRMIEIKISYDTDPELALENTRFWAPLSLTPEQKHSITDPIEMETAADALPIEQIAKRWIVASDPDQAVDLIKPYLDAGLNHLVFHAPGHDQRRFLDLFQRDLAPRLRALG; from the coding sequence ATGGGTGATCTGAAGCTCGGATACAAAGCGTCGGCCGAACAGTTCGGGCCGCGCGAACTGGTAGAAATCGCGGTGCTCGCCGAGGAGCACGGCCTCGACAGCGCCACCGTCAGCGACCACTTCCAACCGTGGCGGCACAAGGGCGGGCACGCGCCGTTCTCGCTGGCCTGGATGGCGGCGGTCGGGGAACGCACCAAGCGCATCCAGCTCGGCACCTCGGTGCTCACCCCGACCTTCCGGTACAACCCCGCGGTCATCGCCCAGGCCTTCGCCACCATGGGCTGTCTGTACCCGGACCGGATCATGCTCGGCGTCGGCACCGGCGAGGCGCTGAACGAGATCGCCACCGGTTACACCGGTGAGTGGCCGGAGTTCAAGGAGCGGTTCGGCCGCCTGCGCGAGGCCGTCGACCTGATGCGCGCGCTGTGGAGCGGTGACCGCACCGACTTCGAGGGTCAGTACTACAAGACCGTCGGCGCCTCCATCTACGACGTGCCCAAGGGCGGCATCCCGATCTACGTCGCCGCCGGCGGCCCGCTGGTCGCCCGGTACGCGGGCCGCGCGGGCGACGGCTTCATCTGCACCTCGGGCAAGGGCATGGAGCTCTACACCGAGAAGCTGATGCCCGCCGTCGCCGAGGGCGCCGCCAAGGCCGGCCGCACCGTCGAGGACATCGACCGGATGATCGAGATCAAGATCTCCTACGACACCGATCCCGAACTGGCACTGGAGAACACGCGTTTCTGGGCTCCCCTCTCCCTCACCCCGGAGCAGAAGCACTCCATCACCGACCCGATCGAAATGGAGACCGCCGCCGACGCCCTGCCCATCGAGCAGATCGCCAAGCGCTGGATCGTCGCCAGCGACCCCGACCAAGCCGTCGACCTGATCAAGCCCTACCTGGACGCGGGCCTGAACCACCTGGTCTTCCACGCCCCCGGCCACGACCAGCGCCGCTTCCTGGACCTGTTCCAGCGCGACCTAGCTCCCCGCCTGCGCGCACTGGGCTAG
- a CDS encoding HAD-IIA family hydrolase, translating to MDGVLVHEDQLIPGADEFLAELRANNTPFLVLTNNSIRTPRDLQARLRQTGLDIPEEAIWTSALATATFLNDQRPNGTAYVVGESGLTTALHEIGYVLTDSDPDYVVLGETRTYSFEAITTAIRLVEKGARFIATNPDATGPSRDGLLPATGSVAALITRATGKDPYYVGKPNPLMMRSALRRIGAHSQSTVMIGDRMDTDVISGLEAGMRTILVTTGISTRASVEGFPYRPTTVVDSVADLVGRTDKPFS from the coding sequence ATGGATGGGGTGCTGGTACACGAGGATCAGTTGATCCCCGGCGCCGACGAGTTCCTGGCCGAACTGCGCGCGAACAACACGCCGTTCCTGGTGCTCACCAACAATTCCATCCGCACCCCGCGTGACCTGCAGGCTCGGCTGCGCCAGACCGGCCTCGACATTCCCGAGGAAGCGATCTGGACCTCGGCGCTGGCCACCGCCACCTTCCTCAACGATCAGCGCCCGAACGGCACCGCCTACGTGGTCGGCGAATCTGGCCTGACCACGGCGTTGCACGAGATCGGCTACGTGCTCACCGACAGCGATCCGGATTACGTGGTGCTCGGCGAAACCCGCACCTACTCCTTCGAGGCGATAACCACCGCGATCCGGCTGGTGGAGAAGGGCGCTCGATTCATCGCGACCAACCCCGACGCCACCGGTCCGTCCCGGGACGGACTGCTGCCCGCGACGGGTTCGGTGGCGGCGCTGATCACCCGCGCGACCGGTAAGGACCCGTATTACGTCGGTAAACCGAATCCGTTGATGATGCGGTCGGCGCTGCGGCGGATCGGCGCGCATTCGCAGTCGACGGTGATGATCGGCGACCGGATGGACACCGATGTCATCTCCGGGCTGGAGGCGGGTATGCGCACGATTCTGGTGACCACGGGTATTTCGACCCGGGCTTCGGTGGAGGGCTTTCCTTACCGGCCGACCACGGTGGTGGATTCGGTAGCGGATCTGGTCGGCCGGACCGACAAACCGTTCAGCTAG
- a CDS encoding MarR family winged helix-turn-helix transcriptional regulator, translating to MTPEQELFSTAAITSFRLNGQFLAIAEELAAPAGLTAAWWQVLGAVLREPLPVSGIARAMGITRQSVQRVADLLVDKGLAEYRPNPAHRRAKLVDITAAGRAAVERINPRHAVLADRLVGELGYAEFARTVEALARLADVLDKLADKP from the coding sequence ATGACCCCGGAGCAGGAGCTCTTCAGTACGGCGGCGATCACGTCCTTTCGCCTCAACGGCCAATTCCTGGCCATCGCAGAGGAATTGGCCGCGCCCGCCGGGCTGACCGCGGCCTGGTGGCAGGTGCTCGGCGCGGTACTGCGCGAGCCACTGCCGGTGTCGGGCATCGCGCGTGCGATGGGCATTACTCGGCAGAGTGTGCAGCGCGTCGCGGATCTGCTGGTGGACAAGGGACTTGCCGAATACCGTCCGAACCCGGCGCACCGGCGCGCCAAGCTGGTCGACATCACCGCCGCGGGCCGGGCCGCGGTCGAGCGCATCAACCCGCGCCACGCCGTACTCGCGGACCGGCTGGTCGGCGAGCTGGGCTACGCGGAGTTCGCGCGCACGGTCGAGGCGCTGGCCAGGCTCGCGGACGTCCTCGACAAACTGGCGGACAAGCCCTAG
- a CDS encoding type 1 glutamine amidotransferase family protein, whose translation MTTKTVHAAVYDTLADWEIGAATAHINNPEWQSAPGTFEVRTVGLTTDPITTKGGMRIVPDRALADLTPAESAMLILPGADTWMSEELVPFARKAREFVESGVPVAAICGATFGLAKEGLLDSRKHTSNVAEFLVYSGYSGAGHYVEQPAVTDGDVVTASGTAPFEFAREVLGVLGIYEPHILDAWYRLFAHSDPAAYAELDAYEQAKTQA comes from the coding sequence ATGACCACGAAGACAGTCCACGCCGCCGTTTACGACACCCTCGCCGACTGGGAGATCGGCGCCGCCACCGCGCACATCAACAATCCGGAATGGCAGAGTGCCCCGGGAACCTTCGAGGTACGCACGGTCGGCCTGACCACCGATCCGATCACCACCAAGGGCGGCATGCGGATCGTGCCCGACCGCGCGCTGGCCGATCTGACGCCCGCCGAGAGCGCCATGCTCATCCTCCCGGGTGCCGACACCTGGATGAGCGAGGAGTTGGTTCCCTTCGCACGCAAGGCGCGCGAGTTCGTCGAATCGGGGGTACCGGTCGCGGCGATCTGCGGCGCCACCTTCGGCCTCGCCAAGGAGGGCTTGCTCGACAGCCGCAAGCACACCAGCAACGTCGCGGAATTCCTTGTCTACAGCGGGTATTCAGGCGCCGGCCACTATGTCGAGCAACCTGCGGTGACAGACGGCGACGTGGTCACCGCCTCTGGTACCGCGCCGTTCGAGTTCGCCCGCGAGGTGCTCGGCGTGCTGGGCATCTACGAACCGCACATCCTCGACGCCTGGTATCGGCTCTTCGCGCACAGCGACCCCGCCGCCTACGCCGAACTCGACGCGTACGAACAGGCGAAAACCCAGGCATGA